From Providencia sp. R33, a single genomic window includes:
- a CDS encoding DUF5347 family protein, whose protein sequence is MKTKQLIQLLDNVKQDARSADAIAHQANIKLYQNQGATFESRVNGLNQAAKLRTSVFHSDKDDPDNRELAGFIEYLRLSDERMLNMIFYLAEIKSNQHHLGFEEFNKEEKQSIISAVNQVKALAALLPKHIAMPI, encoded by the coding sequence GTGAAAACTAAACAGTTAATCCAGTTGCTAGATAATGTAAAGCAAGACGCAAGGTCAGCCGATGCAATTGCTCACCAAGCGAATATAAAGCTTTATCAGAACCAAGGTGCAACCTTTGAAAGCCGAGTCAATGGACTAAATCAAGCCGCAAAGTTAAGAACTTCAGTATTCCATTCTGATAAGGACGATCCAGATAATAGAGAGCTAGCTGGTTTTATTGAATATTTAAGGCTAAGCGATGAACGGATGCTAAATATGATTTTTTATTTAGCGGAAATAAAAAGCAATCAACATCACTTAGGCTTCGAGGAATTTAATAAAGAGGAAAAACAGTCCATTATTTCAGCAGTAAATCAAGTTAAAGCACTCGCGGCGCTATTACCGAAACATATCGCCATGCCTATTTAA
- a CDS encoding DUF2732 family protein yields the protein MKSKEIKPILIGVDTAISEPDYSAVTISVKAIREDERKTMLDKFSSRLDALACKFINEKLNDEQIHQLLMSESIHFSNLAAELDHV from the coding sequence ATGAAAAGTAAAGAGATAAAGCCAATTTTGATCGGCGTTGATACTGCAATCAGTGAACCTGATTATTCCGCTGTCACTATCAGCGTTAAGGCGATTCGTGAAGATGAACGCAAAACGATGCTGGATAAATTTTCCTCTCGCCTTGATGCCCTTGCGTGCAAATTCATCAATGAAAAATTAAATGATGAACAAATTCACCAGTTATTGATGAGTGAGTCTATCCATTTTTCAAATCTGGCTGCGGAGTTAGATCATGTCTAA
- a CDS encoding TraR/DksA family transcriptional regulator, whose protein sequence is MSKEIDRASEHEMLMREQQIKTITNRLVSVSAFECEDCDKPISEARRIASQGCTRCIDCQTIFELKSKHYRSV, encoded by the coding sequence ATGTCTAAAGAAATTGACCGCGCTAGCGAGCACGAAATGCTTATGCGTGAACAGCAAATAAAAACCATTACTAATCGTCTAGTCAGTGTTTCCGCTTTTGAATGTGAAGACTGCGACAAACCTATTTCAGAAGCGCGCCGCATTGCATCACAGGGTTGCACTCGCTGCATTGATTGCCAAACGATTTTTGAGCTTAAAAGTAAACATTATCGGAGCGTGTGA
- a CDS encoding DNA adenine methylase, translating into MANKTILKWAGSKVRIMDQLHPHLPKAKRLVEPFAGSCAVMMNTGYEQYLIADANPDLINLYETLTILPESMLIEALPLFRRNNSADYYLARSEFNDSKQALSRLRQASLFLYLNRHCFNGLCRYNQQGKFNVPFGQYKAPYFPKNEIDSFCDKAYFTKTKILNLEWQDTLSLVDFGDGVYCDPPYMGGRDSFTQYHTAGFTNSDHEALAIALKDINDIQGNPITVSNSPEAKVLYADLGFTIHEIEAPRTIAANGNRKLATEIIAVLAGVN; encoded by the coding sequence GTGGCGAATAAAACTATCCTCAAATGGGCAGGCTCGAAAGTTCGAATTATGGACCAATTACACCCTCATTTACCAAAAGCAAAACGGTTAGTTGAGCCGTTCGCTGGTTCATGTGCTGTGATGATGAATACAGGCTATGAGCAGTATTTAATTGCCGATGCTAACCCTGATTTAATTAACTTATATGAAACTCTCACTATCTTACCTGAGAGTATGTTAATAGAGGCTTTGCCACTTTTTAGAAGGAATAATAGCGCTGATTATTATCTTGCTAGATCAGAGTTTAATGATAGTAAACAAGCATTATCACGGCTAAGACAAGCAAGTTTATTCCTGTATTTAAATAGACATTGCTTCAACGGGTTATGTCGTTATAACCAACAAGGTAAATTCAACGTCCCCTTTGGACAATACAAAGCACCGTACTTTCCTAAAAATGAAATTGATAGTTTTTGTGATAAGGCTTACTTCACCAAAACCAAAATTTTAAATCTTGAATGGCAAGATACTCTTTCACTGGTTGATTTCGGTGATGGTGTTTATTGTGATCCACCCTACATGGGCGGGCGCGATAGTTTTACTCAATATCATACTGCGGGCTTTACTAATTCTGATCACGAAGCATTAGCGATTGCGCTAAAAGATATTAATGATATCCAAGGCAACCCGATCACTGTATCCAACTCACCAGAAGCAAAAGTGCTTTACGCTGACCTCGGTTTTACTATCCATGAAATCGAAGCCCCACGAACAATTGCAGCGAACGGTAATCGTAAATTAGCCACTGAAATTATCGCTGTTTTAGCGGGGGTTAATTAA
- a CDS encoding DUF5405 family protein yields MTLDPKDGVYISGTAFAIQRHVDEDSNAVQWRLLQINKLARCYELVCCHSDPWLLAIELTSYHVNRVRGKGIKTLDVYRETVDIISRRCETAINLLRPETLGGALNV; encoded by the coding sequence ATGACTCTCGACCCTAAAGACGGTGTTTATATCAGCGGAACGGCTTTTGCTATTCAACGCCATGTTGACGAAGATTCAAACGCGGTTCAATGGCGACTATTGCAAATCAATAAACTAGCTCGTTGTTATGAATTGGTTTGTTGCCATTCTGACCCGTGGCTGCTTGCGATTGAATTAACCTCTTATCACGTTAATCGTGTTAGAGGTAAAGGCATCAAGACACTTGATGTTTATCGTGAAACAGTTGACATCATTTCACGCCGTTGTGAAACGGCAATTAATTTATTAAGGCCCGAAACATTAGGCGGTGCTCTTAATGTCTAA
- a CDS encoding replication endonuclease, translating to MSKAMNFSIFPMTYTADMTFPYPWNKPKENNYYKADIDALEKFLTHEQQIHAQAILGEVESLPRILRYRIQKHYEYIIQESGEYKAYEFLRSDFYKRIFPRITAVNARYELDTKALLTLSTRFTPEISQFNRLFDLYDKPIKKLAEHISSGFFTLYEAYCDQLTEQNGGDREIIYEDSAQTQIYGALAELSCGLHVAPLYYQSYLKVLKNRNRRRGKQDLTTRQVIAAVSRLVNADYWHRKLKAHRTQWIEAIMIANMDVCINRHPYASKQAIRAVQAQRLSNMQYLQGMDIQDIETGERFDLFEKVMASVSNPEIRRMELMAQMAGIERVAKERGDIGMFITLTCPSKYHPTKQRKGKNKSDLHAVLNHKWKDEAYTPKDGQRYLVKVWSRIRSAFNDNNINIYGVRVVEPHHDGTPHWHMLLFVDKASRARAIDIMRKRALKEDGNEAGAQKYRFECKHMNRGGAVGYIAKYIAKNIDGYALDGEVDHETGKDLKSMAAAVTAWASTWRIPQFQFYKLPSKGAYRECRRLPRGVSIADKLGDVAERVRAAADQGKFDEYIMSQGGPCIRRREETIRVAREVSDVNVYGEEVQKVVGVYHQLKADAPVLKTRERKYQIVKKSAVDVDFNLLKSDSGATRSPVNNCRSRITSNLSDVQFYEPEHGSGEVCNIKEYGFAFIETNAQNTAESEISQGNQQRQISNIEVSEVDKEIQSEIINFANEVGINFDIPQIETMFINGLGVSDGLHFIKVDGKRLRLSLNEDGKEVQRHELEVQKASVSNKHRKRYEHALVRINKLRGK from the coding sequence ATGTCTAAGGCGATGAATTTTTCTATTTTCCCGATGACTTATACCGCGGATATGACTTTTCCGTATCCGTGGAATAAACCCAAAGAAAATAACTATTACAAAGCCGATATTGACGCGCTTGAAAAATTCCTTACCCATGAACAACAAATTCATGCGCAAGCGATTTTAGGTGAGGTTGAATCTTTACCCCGTATTTTACGTTATCGCATTCAAAAACATTATGAGTACATCATTCAAGAGTCTGGCGAATATAAAGCCTATGAGTTTTTGCGCTCTGATTTTTATAAACGAATATTTCCGCGAATTACGGCAGTTAATGCACGATATGAATTGGATACAAAAGCGCTATTGACGCTTTCAACTCGTTTTACCCCTGAAATTAGTCAATTTAACCGCCTGTTTGATCTTTATGACAAGCCAATCAAAAAGCTTGCTGAACACATTTCTAGTGGCTTTTTCACATTGTATGAAGCCTATTGCGACCAGTTAACTGAGCAAAACGGCGGTGACCGCGAAATCATTTATGAAGATTCGGCACAGACCCAAATTTACGGGGCTCTGGCTGAATTGTCTTGTGGTTTACATGTTGCCCCACTTTATTATCAAAGCTATCTCAAAGTCTTAAAAAACCGTAACCGCCGCAGAGGAAAACAGGATTTAACCACGCGCCAAGTGATTGCGGCTGTTTCCCGCCTTGTAAATGCAGACTATTGGCATCGCAAGCTAAAAGCCCATAGAACACAATGGATTGAGGCAATCATGATTGCCAATATGGACGTGTGCATCAATCGCCACCCATACGCCAGCAAGCAAGCGATCCGCGCCGTTCAAGCGCAGCGTTTATCCAACATGCAATATTTACAGGGCATGGATATTCAAGATATTGAAACGGGTGAACGTTTTGATCTGTTTGAAAAAGTCATGGCGAGCGTGTCAAACCCTGAAATTCGCCGCATGGAATTAATGGCGCAAATGGCAGGGATTGAGCGCGTAGCGAAAGAGCGTGGAGATATCGGGATGTTTATCACGTTAACGTGCCCGTCAAAGTACCACCCGACAAAGCAACGCAAAGGTAAAAATAAAAGCGATTTGCACGCTGTGCTCAATCATAAATGGAAAGATGAGGCTTACACCCCAAAAGACGGGCAGCGTTATTTAGTCAAAGTGTGGTCGCGCATTCGTTCCGCTTTCAATGATAACAATATCAATATTTACGGTGTTCGTGTTGTTGAGCCGCATCATGACGGCACCCCGCACTGGCACATGTTACTTTTTGTTGATAAAGCCAGCCGTGCAAGAGCCATTGATATTATGCGTAAACGTGCCCTGAAAGAAGATGGTAACGAAGCAGGCGCACAAAAATACCGATTTGAGTGTAAACATATGAACCGCGGCGGTGCCGTAGGTTACATCGCGAAATATATTGCAAAAAATATCGATGGGTATGCCCTTGATGGTGAAGTAGACCACGAAACAGGCAAAGATTTAAAAAGCATGGCGGCAGCCGTGACTGCATGGGCGTCTACGTGGCGCATTCCACAATTTCAATTCTATAAGCTTCCCTCTAAAGGCGCGTACCGTGAATGCCGCCGCTTGCCTCGTGGTGTATCTATTGCTGACAAGCTTGGTGATGTTGCTGAGCGTGTTAGAGCTGCCGCAGACCAAGGCAAATTTGATGAATACATCATGTCACAAGGTGGCCCATGTATTCGCCGAAGAGAAGAAACCATCCGTGTTGCCCGTGAAGTCAGTGACGTGAATGTTTATGGAGAGGAGGTTCAAAAGGTTGTGGGTGTTTACCATCAACTCAAAGCCGATGCACCAGTACTTAAAACCCGTGAAAGAAAGTACCAAATCGTCAAGAAAAGTGCCGTTGACGTTGATTTTAATCTTTTAAAGAGCGACAGCGGAGCGACTCGGAGTCCTGTCAATAACTGTAGATCGCGGATCACATCCAATCTATCAGATGTGCAATTTTACGAGCCTGAGCACGGCTCAGGTGAAGTATGCAACATTAAGGAATATGGTTTCGCGTTTATAGAAACAAACGCACAGAACACAGCAGAGAGCGAAATATCACAGGGAAATCAACAAAGACAGATTTCAAACATTGAAGTAAGTGAGGTCGATAAAGAAATTCAGTCGGAAATTATCAATTTTGCCAACGAAGTCGGCATTAATTTCGATATTCCACAGATTGAAACCATGTTCATTAACGGTTTAGGCGTGAGTGATGGGCTCCATTTTATAAAAGTTGATGGGAAACGATTGAGATTGAGTTTAAACGAGGACGGGAAAGAAGTGCAAAGGCACGAGTTGGAGGTGCAGAAAGCATCTGTCAGTAATAAACATCGGAAACGATATGAGCATGCATTGGTCAGAATTAATAAATTGAGAGGAAAGTAA
- a CDS encoding AAA family ATPase yields MLLKNISFLGKSINLADDQSHEDSNVITILMGNNGSGKSRIFQTICSAFIHVLHNDIITYNLKNITNHSHLDGFGSLSYKKDGDLYSLSRFSAPITCTYSIGDNASITFMSLYPYEQIRKYNADKLIEENLIDELSYIFLQDVKRHSKNFQFNKNGEVCSRLNMPNKVLAVTSSPYDKFPFLNSHSGSFSLSPYVYLGAREKQRAGYRHNYGYLSYKFDQLGASFIKLLLKPKQEYFDFSKMLDFLNISSSFTLKLFLSERVGKEDLTQENILESVRSISFFKGKGHEIKSNEIDEDELSKRLLEAVRYIGGDELGKDDHYFNPIEISYEVDLTKGGHDRLRLNALELLSEYGIVELDDVIFSKSESKQEFLLSQASSGELSLLFTMSSIAGEIQDGSLILIDEPEISLHPKWQLEFLSLLTDVFSNYKACHFIIATHSPNIISSLPENDAYIVNIETDETDLMPSKLYHNRSADFQLAKVFNSPGNNNEYLLSQVIEVLDNLCKSKEFDDESLTTAKWLLTFENKLEDDDKVKTLLNILKKTMEALKIK; encoded by the coding sequence ATGTTGTTGAAGAATATTTCTTTTTTAGGAAAATCTATCAATCTTGCCGATGACCAATCTCATGAGGATTCAAATGTTATAACTATACTAATGGGAAATAATGGTTCTGGAAAAAGCAGGATCTTCCAGACAATATGTTCAGCATTTATACACGTCCTCCACAATGACATAATTACGTATAACTTGAAAAATATAACTAATCATTCTCATCTAGATGGGTTTGGCAGTTTATCTTATAAGAAAGATGGTGACCTTTATTCTCTAAGCCGCTTTAGTGCTCCGATTACTTGTACGTATAGTATTGGCGACAATGCATCCATTACTTTCATGTCGTTGTATCCATATGAACAGATTCGTAAATATAACGCAGATAAGCTAATTGAAGAAAATCTTATTGACGAGTTAAGCTATATTTTTCTTCAAGATGTTAAACGCCACAGCAAAAATTTTCAATTTAATAAAAATGGAGAAGTATGTAGCAGGCTTAATATGCCTAATAAAGTTTTAGCAGTTACAAGTAGTCCATACGACAAATTTCCATTTTTAAACTCGCATTCAGGATCATTCAGCTTATCTCCATATGTTTATTTGGGAGCAAGAGAAAAGCAACGAGCAGGATACAGACATAATTATGGTTATCTCAGTTATAAATTTGATCAATTAGGTGCATCTTTTATTAAGTTACTTTTAAAACCGAAACAAGAGTATTTTGACTTTTCAAAAATGCTTGATTTTTTAAATATATCCAGCTCTTTTACATTGAAACTATTTTTAAGTGAAAGAGTTGGAAAAGAGGATTTGACCCAAGAAAATATTCTTGAGTCTGTTCGTAGTATTAGTTTCTTTAAAGGCAAAGGCCATGAAATAAAAAGTAATGAAATTGATGAAGATGAATTATCGAAACGCCTTCTTGAAGCCGTAAGATATATAGGTGGTGACGAATTAGGAAAAGATGATCATTACTTTAACCCGATTGAAATTTCATACGAAGTTGACTTGACTAAAGGAGGGCATGATAGGTTACGTTTAAACGCATTAGAGCTTTTATCTGAGTATGGGATAGTTGAGCTTGATGATGTCATTTTCTCTAAATCAGAATCAAAGCAAGAATTTTTACTTTCGCAAGCAAGTTCTGGAGAACTTAGCCTGCTATTTACCATGTCCTCCATTGCTGGTGAAATACAAGATGGCTCACTTATTTTAATTGATGAACCAGAAATAAGCTTGCATCCCAAATGGCAATTGGAGTTTTTATCTTTACTCACAGATGTTTTTTCTAATTACAAAGCCTGTCATTTTATAATAGCCACACACTCTCCAAATATAATTTCGTCTCTCCCAGAAAATGATGCATATATTGTCAATATTGAAACAGATGAAACAGATTTAATGCCTTCAAAATTGTACCACAATAGGTCAGCGGACTTTCAACTTGCGAAGGTATTTAACTCACCCGGTAACAACAATGAATATCTGCTTAGTCAAGTTATTGAGGTGTTAGATAATCTATGTAAATCGAAAGAATTTGATGATGAGTCGTTAACTACGGCAAAGTGGCTTTTGACTTTTGAAAATAAATTAGAGGATGATGATAAGGTAAAAACACTGTTAAATATTTTAAAAAAGACAATGGAGGCATTAAAAATAAAATGA
- a CDS encoding HNH endonuclease, with protein MNPYLFNAEELKIITALQSKNLSSKDMWEDNSVSDIKSRLKKHYIMEQKQKCAYCKVELHTNHGMVWDTEHIIDKDSFPQWTFESLNLCVSCKDCNQAKWNKNVIKSNYYKKFPSKDANYYIVHAHFDNYVDHIEAAVPGVTYRYKTEKGKRTIEICGLLRYHKIGDRKDIDPTLQAVLSYAANIQTPEALQNALNFLLKSVQGE; from the coding sequence ATGAATCCATATTTATTTAATGCAGAAGAATTGAAAATTATAACTGCATTGCAAAGCAAAAACCTATCTTCGAAAGACATGTGGGAAGATAATAGTGTAAGTGATATAAAATCACGCCTAAAAAAACACTATATCATGGAGCAAAAACAGAAGTGTGCATACTGTAAAGTGGAACTTCACACTAACCATGGAATGGTGTGGGATACTGAACATATTATTGATAAAGATTCTTTCCCTCAATGGACATTCGAGTCTCTAAACTTATGTGTTTCATGTAAGGATTGCAATCAGGCCAAATGGAATAAAAATGTAATTAAATCAAATTATTATAAAAAATTCCCTAGTAAAGATGCTAATTATTATATAGTTCATGCTCATTTTGATAATTACGTGGATCATATTGAGGCTGCTGTTCCAGGTGTAACTTATCGATATAAAACAGAAAAAGGGAAGCGTACGATAGAGATTTGTGGCCTTCTTAGGTACCATAAAATAGGCGATAGGAAGGATATAGACCCAACATTACAGGCCGTACTATCTTATGCTGCTAACATACAAACACCAGAAGCACTGCAAAATGCTCTTAACTTTCTTTTGAAGAGTGTTCAAGGAGAATAG
- a CDS encoding phage portal protein: MSRRNKKRQPQTLAQAADHAPAEAFTFGSPIPVLDKREIFDYLECVQIDNYYEPPISFNGLARTFRAAPHHSSAIYVKRNILTSTFIPNKYLSRQAFDSWALDFLLFGNGYLELRDNRLGQALNFKHTPAKFTRRGVDLETYWFVQYGYDIKPYEFQTGKVFHLIEPDINQELYGLPEYLAAIPSVLLNEAATLFRRKYYLNGSHAGYILYISDAAQKTDDVDKIREALKSSKGLGNFRNLFLYAPGGKKDGIQTIPLSEAAAKDEFLNIKNVSRDDMLAAHRVPPQIMGIIPENVGGFGDVEKAAKVFVRNELMPLQSKMMQLNDWFGGEIIKFNKYSLDLDDE, translated from the coding sequence ATGAGCCGTAGAAATAAAAAACGCCAGCCACAAACACTGGCACAAGCCGCAGACCATGCACCCGCTGAGGCGTTCACCTTTGGCAGTCCAATACCCGTGTTAGACAAGCGTGAGATTTTTGATTACCTCGAATGTGTACAAATTGATAATTACTATGAGCCGCCCATCAGTTTTAATGGCCTTGCGCGCACGTTCCGCGCAGCTCCACATCATAGCAGTGCGATTTATGTAAAACGTAATATTCTTACCAGCACCTTTATTCCCAATAAATATTTAAGCCGTCAGGCGTTTGATAGCTGGGCGTTAGATTTTTTACTGTTTGGTAACGGCTATCTTGAATTGCGTGATAACCGATTAGGGCAAGCATTGAACTTTAAGCACACCCCCGCAAAGTTTACCCGCCGCGGTGTTGACCTTGAAACTTACTGGTTTGTGCAATATGGGTATGATATCAAACCGTATGAATTTCAAACGGGCAAAGTGTTTCACTTAATTGAGCCTGATATTAATCAGGAACTATACGGCTTACCTGAATATCTTGCGGCAATCCCATCGGTGCTACTGAACGAGGCCGCAACACTATTTCGCCGCAAGTATTATCTCAATGGTTCGCACGCGGGTTATATCTTGTATATCAGTGATGCGGCACAAAAAACTGATGATGTGGATAAAATTCGTGAAGCCCTGAAAAGCAGCAAGGGGTTGGGTAATTTCCGCAATTTATTTTTGTATGCACCAGGGGGAAAGAAAGACGGCATCCAAACAATCCCACTTTCTGAAGCAGCGGCAAAAGATGAATTTCTCAATATCAAGAATGTGAGCCGCGACGATATGTTAGCGGCACACCGTGTGCCACCACAAATCATGGGGATCATTCCTGAAAACGTGGGCGGCTTTGGTGATGTTGAGAAAGCGGCAAAGGTGTTTGTGCGTAATGAGTTGATGCCGTTACAAAGTAAGATGATGCAATTGAATGATTGGTTTGGCGGGGAGATTATTAAGTTTAATAAATACTCGCTGGATTTAGACGATGAATAA
- a CDS encoding terminase ATPase subunit family protein: MKTLHDFDPRKRAMHMYFSGYRIARIAEALKEKAATIHSWKRRDKWDEITPVERVEMTLEMRLCTLISKENKEGKDYKEIDLLYRQVERHAKIHKYQNGGNEVDLNPKLANRNSGERRAPEKNLFSEEQIEKLEEIFRENMFAYQKVWYGAGHQHRIRNILKSRQIGATYFFAREAFMDALTTGRNQIFLSASKAQAHVFKGYIIDMAREVDVDLKGDPIVLPNGATMYFLGTNARTAQSYHGNLYLDEYFWIPKFQELRKVASGMAMHKKWRQTYFSTPSALTHSAYPFWSGKLFNRGRRKGDHVEVDISHQALVNGMMCGDGQWRQIVTIEDAMRGGCNLFDIDQLYLEYSPDEFENLLMCEFVDDIASIFNLQLMQKCMVDSWEIWDDVQPLMIRPYAYHPVWIGYDPAKGTQNGDSAGCVVIAPPLHKGCKFRILEHHQWRGMDFRAQSDAIKELTERYNVQYIGIDSTGIGHGVLKNVQEFFPAAKEFIYNPALKNALVLKAYDVISHDRLEYDAGSNDITQSFMAIRRATTASGNRPTYEADRSEEASHADLAWATMHALYNEPITGENHNQHNIVEVF, encoded by the coding sequence ATGAAAACATTACACGATTTTGACCCAAGAAAACGCGCTATGCACATGTACTTTAGTGGGTATCGCATCGCGCGTATTGCCGAGGCTCTCAAGGAAAAAGCCGCGACAATCCACAGTTGGAAGCGCCGCGATAAATGGGATGAAATCACCCCCGTTGAGCGCGTGGAAATGACGCTGGAAATGCGACTTTGTACGCTAATTAGTAAAGAAAATAAAGAGGGTAAAGACTATAAAGAAATTGACTTGCTTTACCGCCAAGTCGAACGACACGCCAAAATTCATAAGTATCAAAACGGTGGCAATGAAGTGGATTTAAACCCCAAACTTGCCAATCGAAATAGTGGTGAGCGCCGCGCTCCTGAAAAGAATCTGTTTAGTGAAGAGCAGATCGAAAAGCTGGAAGAAATCTTTCGTGAAAATATGTTTGCCTACCAAAAGGTTTGGTATGGCGCAGGCCATCAACACCGCATTCGTAATATCTTAAAATCACGTCAAATCGGGGCGACTTACTTTTTTGCCCGTGAAGCGTTTATGGATGCACTCACCACAGGCCGAAACCAAATATTTTTATCGGCGAGTAAAGCCCAAGCGCACGTATTCAAAGGCTACATTATTGACATGGCGCGGGAAGTGGATGTGGATTTAAAAGGCGACCCCATTGTTTTGCCCAATGGCGCGACAATGTATTTTCTTGGCACCAATGCTCGCACCGCCCAGAGCTACCACGGTAATTTGTACCTTGATGAATATTTTTGGATACCCAAATTCCAAGAGTTACGCAAGGTAGCGTCGGGTATGGCCATGCACAAAAAATGGCGTCAAACCTACTTTTCGACCCCATCGGCTTTGACCCACAGTGCGTATCCGTTCTGGTCAGGAAAATTATTTAATCGTGGTCGCCGTAAAGGGGATCACGTTGAGGTAGATATCAGTCACCAAGCGTTAGTAAATGGCATGATGTGCGGTGATGGTCAGTGGCGGCAAATTGTCACCATCGAAGATGCCATGCGGGGTGGGTGTAATTTATTTGATATCGACCAGCTGTATTTAGAATACAGTCCTGATGAATTCGAAAACTTACTGATGTGTGAGTTTGTTGACGATATCGCGTCCATTTTCAACTTGCAGTTAATGCAAAAATGCATGGTGGACAGCTGGGAAATATGGGACGACGTTCAACCGTTAATGATACGCCCTTATGCCTATCACCCTGTTTGGATTGGTTACGACCCCGCGAAAGGCACGCAAAATGGCGACAGCGCAGGTTGCGTGGTGATTGCGCCACCACTACATAAAGGCTGTAAGTTTCGCATTCTTGAACATCATCAATGGCGCGGCATGGATTTTCGCGCGCAATCGGATGCGATAAAAGAACTTACCGAGCGTTACAACGTGCAATACATCGGGATTGACTCTACGGGTATTGGTCACGGAGTCCTGAAAAATGTGCAGGAATTCTTCCCTGCCGCAAAAGAATTTATCTATAACCCTGCATTAAAAAATGCCTTAGTGCTTAAGGCCTATGACGTGATTAGCCATGACCGCCTTGAATATGATGCGGGAAGCAATGATATCACCCAATCTTTCATGGCTATTCGCCGTGCGACCACTGCCAGTGGTAACCGCCCAACCTATGAAGCAGACCGCAGCGAAGAGGCCAGCCATGCTGACTTAGCGTGGGCGACCATGCACGCCCTTTATAACGAGCCAATCACTGGTGAAAATCACAATCAACACAATATTGTCGAGGTATTTTAA
- a CDS encoding GPO family capsid scaffolding protein: MTKKSKPVRLCVEGATTDGRKVQRQWLTDIEKNYDKNVYGARINMEHMNYSWMPRYGDVESVYTEEISEGALKGKLALYGVLTPTDSLIEMNKKRQKVYTSVEINPNFSDMNAAYLVGLAVTDNPASLGTSMLEFSAGSGKTTAFSERKQDKDNVFTAAEETSIEFTDEEDKSDKPNLFERIKAKFSQERKRSDANLDDVHQAIELCAEEQTETAEKVSQLQSQVKALSGVKKENETLRSELDQLKKDLSQQDNGQHRPTSFGGNTTNTENLTDC, translated from the coding sequence ATGACAAAAAAATCCAAACCCGTGCGCCTTTGTGTTGAGGGAGCCACTACAGATGGACGCAAAGTACAGCGCCAATGGTTAACGGACATCGAAAAAAATTATGACAAAAATGTCTACGGTGCCCGTATCAACATGGAGCATATGAATTACTCATGGATGCCACGTTATGGCGATGTGGAGTCGGTCTATACCGAAGAAATAAGCGAGGGGGCATTAAAAGGCAAACTGGCTTTGTATGGCGTGTTAACGCCTACTGATTCATTAATCGAAATGAATAAAAAACGCCAGAAAGTCTATACCTCTGTCGAAATCAATCCGAATTTCTCCGATATGAACGCTGCTTATTTAGTGGGTTTGGCGGTCACCGATAACCCTGCAAGTCTTGGCACGAGCATGCTTGAGTTTAGTGCAGGCTCAGGCAAAACGACTGCATTCTCTGAACGTAAGCAAGATAAGGACAACGTCTTTACGGCGGCGGAAGAAACGTCCATTGAATTTACTGATGAAGAAGACAAAAGCGATAAGCCCAATTTATTTGAACGCATCAAAGCCAAGTTTAGCCAAGAGCGTAAACGCAGTGATGCCAATCTAGATGATGTGCATCAAGCTATTGAACTTTGCGCAGAAGAGCAGACCGAAACTGCGGAAAAGGTCAGCCAGCTTCAATCGCAAGTCAAAGCGTTATCGGGTGTCAAAAAAGAAAATGAAACCCTGCGCAGCGAGTTGGACCAACTCAAAAAAGACTTAAGCCAGCAAGATAATGGGCAACATCGCCCCACGTCTTTTGGTGGTAACACGACTAATACTGAAAACCTGACTGATTGCTAA